A region from the Gossypium raimondii isolate GPD5lz unplaced genomic scaffold, ASM2569854v1 Contig00273, whole genome shotgun sequence genome encodes:
- the LOC128037754 gene encoding uncharacterized protein LOC128037754 has product MEDLSSNVERENTSGCQEASRPVTMKIISWNVRGLGRLRTVRRLRQMLRLHNPQMVFFMETKLGRQQMERIRRRCGYTNGIEVDSEGTRGGLCLAWRNEVDISLNSFSKRHIDVLVDDKEIGCKWRFTGFYGSPYTQDRSESWAVLKSLATNMDLPWFVMGDFNEIMYGVEKKGGLPRDERRMELFRRVLEECQLYDVGYEGSWFTWERGNLPETNIRERLDRGVANAAWINLFQAVRVQHLVHSMSDHCPLLMNTRRYDERRSYSFKFEAWWSLEESFEDEVRNLWENASGELIQKLDFLKNGLQRWAKQIQNERKKAKQILMRKLTELAEEERDDKTLEELIDTKINLNFDLEKEECYWEQRARIDWIRYGDRNTSFFHGRASQRRSKNLIRRLQNEDGREMGELHDMEGIARSYFNKLFSTEGMGECDHILEGVKRCIYEEDNQMLTAVYTKEEVMDAVFTMGPTKAPGEMESQPSFIKSILNGVREVISNRLSGVIGKCVDESQSAFVPGRLISDNVLLAYEIMHKLKQKRLGKKGVLLQFLTQLLLMDILEKNSAQLEESGLSSLLRLATSKGVLKGVRISRNGPQISHLFFADDCILFGEATDRGANFFKNILREYKSCSGQWGGKEVFIKVVLQAIPTYSMACFLLPKAPCEDMESIIAKFWWQKGHGKKGIHWCTWKNICSLKENGGLGFRNLAQFNVSLLAKQGWRLLNFPNSLLARVMKAKYYPRSCFLKAELGNLPSLTWRSIWAAKGLLKQGLCWRVGRGDKISIWEDNWIPGIDRAKRQNSSHIGEIQLVSDLIDNSTRKWRENLIINTFQVETAQKILQMPLAETEHDDIQAWKGELSGEFSVRSAYKLLQEATLNPTHYLL; this is encoded by the exons TGGGTATACAAATGGTATTGAAGTTGATTCAGAAGGTACGAGAGGAGGGTTGTGCTTAGCATGGAGGAATGAGGTTGATATATCGTTGAACAGTTTCTCAAAAAGACATATTGATGTACTCGTTGATGATAAAGAGATAGGATGTAAGTGGAGATTTACAGGCTTCTATGGATCCCCTTATACACAAGATCGGAGCGAATCATGGGCCGTATTGAAAAGCCTAGCTACTAATATGGACCTTCCATGGTTTGTTATGGGTGACTTCAATGAAATCATGTATGGAGTCGAGAAGAAAGGAGGATTGCCTAGAGATGAGAGGAGAATGGAATTGTTCCGAAGAGTGCTCGAGGAATGTCAATTGTACGATGTGGGCTATGAAGGTAGCTGGTTTACTTGGGAAAGAGGAAATTTGCCGGAGACTAACATACGAGAAAGATTAGATAGAGGAGTTGCAAACGCGGCATGGATTAACTTGTTCCAAGCAGTAAGAGTTCAACATTTAGTGCATTCGATGTCAGATCACTGTCCACTTCTTATGAACACAAGGAGGTATGATGAAAGAAGGAGTTACAGTTTTAAGTTTGAAGCGTGGTGGTCCCTAGAAGAGTCTTTTGAAGATGAAGTAAGGAATTTGTGGGAGAACGCATCAGGAGAGCTGATTCAGAAACTGGactttttgaaaaatggacTACAAAGGTGGGCTAAGCAAAtccaaaatgaaagaaagaaggCAAAGCAAATTCTCATGAGAAAACTAACGGAGCTGGCTGAGGAGGAAAGAGATGATAAGACTTTGGAGGAACTGATtgatacaaaaattaatttaaattttgatctcGAAAAAGAAGAATGCTACTGGGAACAAAGGGCCCGAATCGATTGGATAAGGTATGGGGATAGGAACACATCTTTTTTTCATGGTCGAGCATCACAAAGAAGGAGCAAGAATCTCATTCGTAGACTACAAAATGAAGATGGTAGAGAAATGGGGGAATTACACGACATGGAAGGTATAGCACGGTCATATTTTAATAAGCTGTTTTCAACAGAAGGAATGGGGGAGTGCGACCACATATTAGAAGGAGTTAAACGATGCATTTATGAGGAAGATAATCAAATGTTGACAGCAGTATACACCAAAGAGGAAGTTATGGATGCAGTTTTTACCATGGGACCAACGAAGGCACCAGGAGAGATGGAATCCCAGCCCTCTTTTATCAAAAGT ATCTTAAATGGCGTTAGGGAG GTTATTTCAAATCGACTGAGTGGAGTTATTGGAAAATGTGTTGATGAGTCGCAAAGTGCTTTTGTGCCAGGACGGTTGATCTCAGATAATGTGCTACTTGCTTATGAAATAATGCACAAGTTAAAGCAGAAGAGATTGGGGAAGAAAGG TGTGTTACTTCAGTTTCTTACTCAGTTATTATTAATGGACATATTGGAGAAAAATTCTGCCCAACTAGAGGAATCAG GGCTGTCAAGCCTGCTGAGATTAGCAACATCCAAAGGTGTTTTAAAGGGAGTAAGGATCAGCAGAAATGGTCCGCAGATATCTCACTTGTTTTTTGCTGatgattgcattttgtttggTGAAGCAACAGATAGGGGAGCCAACTTTTTCAAGAATATTCTACGCGAATACAAGTCATGCTCAGGGCAGtgg GGAGGGAAGGAAGTTTTTATCAAGGTTGTTCTTCAGGCTATTCCGACTTACTCGATGGCATGTTTCTTATTACCCAAAGCACCTTGTGAAGATATGGAGAGTATTATAGCCAAGTTCTGGTGGCAGAAAGGACATGGAAAAAAGGGTATCCATTGGTGTACGTGGAAAAATATTTGTTCCTTAAAAGAAAACGGTGGATTAGGTTTTAGAAATCTTGCTCAATTTAATGTATCGTTATTGGCAAAACAAGGTTGGCGACTtcttaattttccaaattcgtTATTAGCTAGAGTTATGAAAGCTAAATATTATCCACGATCATGTTTTCTTAAGGCAGAGTTGGGAAATTTACCTTCACTCACCTGGAGGAGCATTTGGGCAGCAAAAGGTTTACTCAAACAAGGACTATGCTGGAGAGTAGGCAGGGGAGACAAAATCTCTATTTGGGAGGATAATTGGATTCCAGGAATTGATAGAGCTAAAAGACAAAACAGTTCACATATTGGGGAAATACAGTTAGTCTCGGATCTCATTGATAATTCAACTAGGAAATGGAGGGAGAATCTGATTATTAATACCTTTCAAGTCGAAACAGCCCAGAAAATATTACAGATGCCGTTAGCCGAGACTGAGCACGATGACATCCAAGCTTGGAAGGGAGAATTATCCGGGGAATTTTCTGTTCGTAGCGCGTATAAACTATTACAAGAGGCTACTCTTAATCCTACTCATTACTTGTTATAG